In the Helianthus annuus cultivar XRQ/B chromosome 11, HanXRQr2.0-SUNRISE, whole genome shotgun sequence genome, one interval contains:
- the LOC110888053 gene encoding protein FAR-RED IMPAIRED RESPONSE 1-like, with the protein MSKLNLGPVKAFNVMKTCFGSFEDVGASKVEFKNYKRYSMVFVPFTGIDNHHCNVSFGVALLASKTADTYIWLLRVFLKAVGSQPKVVVTEQDPAMKKAISVVFVDTRHRLCMWHVMHKLSLKVGVRLCNSTNFKERICGVVWTDILTPEEFESEWETVIAEFNLEDNDWLSDIFALRESWIHAYYRMEHMSGLMRTTSRSESENHFFGQVCNSKVTLVQFMTHYETAIEAQYHTHRNDHVSRYKRPQLKSSYKLLEGHAVDIYTESIFCDVQAELIGVADCINQRYEDQPDGFVKFYVNDFQQPYKHSMHGVIEILFLAFFREFPKQYILNRWRKEASPNCSPEFSISREYMTELDPDVQSMMGDIIYSTEYTLNRLSGNKEELSLYKDNVQSYMKKVQDMQIVAHPASSRDRFAEITGQYKNDKNPIRVPVGYKSKGSGSRKHLKSKQEIAIDKKKSKSKPGAKETQCQNCKAYGHYASTCKQAVIKRRSTRSLRASEE; encoded by the exons ATGTCTAAGCTGAATTTGGGTCCTGTCAAggcgtttaatgttatgaagactTGTTTTGGCAGTTTTGAAGACGTGGGTGCAAGTAAAGTTGAATTTAAGAACTATAAGAG ATACTCTATGGTGTTTGTACCGTTCACTGGTATAGACAATCATCACTGCAATGTTTCATTTGGTGTAGCATTGTTGGCGTCGAAAACTGCTGATACGTATATTTGGTTGTTAAGAGTTTTTCTAAAAGCTGTTGGTtctcaaccaaaagttgttgtcactGAACAAGATCCAGCGATGAAGAAGGCTATTTCTGTTGTCTTTGTTGACACGAGGCATCGGTTATGCATGTGGCATGTGATGCATAAACTTTCTCTGAAG GTTGGTGTTAGGTTATGCAATTCCACCAATTTTAAAGAACGTATTTGTGGTGTTGTGTGGACGGATATTCTCACACCTGAAGAGTTTGAATCAGAATGGGAAACGGTTATCGCAGAATTCAATTTAGAAGATAATGACTGGCTATCTGATATTTTTGCACTTAGGGAATCTTGGATCCATGCATACTATAGAATGGAGCATATGTCTGGTCTTATGCGAACGACATCCAGGTCGGAGAGTGAGAATCATTTTTTTGGTCAAGTGTGCAATTCGAAAGTTACTCTTGTTCAGTTCATGACACATTATGAGACTGCAATAGAAGCACAGTATCACACACATCGTAATGATCATGTATCTCGATACAAAAGACCCCAGTTGAAGAGTAGTTACAAATTGTTGGAAGGGCACGCTGTTGATATATACACAGAAAGTATTTTTTGTGATGTTCAAGCTGAGCTTATTGGAGTTGCGGATTGCATAAATCAACGTTACGAAGATCAGcctgatgggtttgttaagttttacgtAAATGACTTCCAACAGCCTT ataAACATTCTATGCATGGCGTTATAGAGatattgtttttggcgtttttcag ggaatttccaaaacaatacattCTGAATAGATGGCGCAAAGAGGCCTCCCCAAACTGCTCTCCTGAATTCTCAATTAGTCGTGAATATATGACCGAGCTTGATCCTGATGTGCAAAGTATGATGGGAGATATTATTTATTCAACCGAATACACTTTGAATCGTTTATCTGGTAATAAAGAGGAgctatccttatacaaggatAATGTTCAATCTTATATGAAGAAGGTTCAAGATATGCAGATTGTTGCTCATCCCGCTAGTTCTAGGGATAGATTTGCCGAGATAACTGGTCAATATAAAAACGACAAGAATCCGATAAGAGTCCCTGTAGGTTATAAATCCAAAGGTTCTGGTTCTCGGAAGCACCTGAAATCTAAACAGGAGATAGCAATCGACAAAAAGAAATCAAAGTCGAAACCCGGGGCCAAAGAAACACAGTGTCAGAACTGCAAAGCCTATGGACATTACGCTTCAACATGCAAACAGGCCGTAATTAAAAGAAGATCGACAAGGTCTTTGAGAGCCAGTGAagagtag
- the LOC110890003 gene encoding cytochrome P450 71D10 gives MEFNFPLFQTFFTFLFVLLVIKILNRSRTNHSTPNLPPGPRKLPLIGNLLDVAGPLPHHTLGNLAKKYGPLMHLQLGENSTIIASSAETAKEVMKTHDLNFAYRPFLLAAHIIAYKSTNIMFSPYGEYWRQLRRICNTELLSSKHVQSLRPIREQEVSNLIHTISKQSGSVIDLSELIYALTYGITTRSVFGKKVKDQEALISLIGEAIESAGGFTLTDLYPSSKVISFVSGFRPKLEKIHQKIDKMFNDIIQEHETCEDGKGDVNHLLLDALLNVQEYGNLEVPLTIDNIKAIILDVLGAGSDTSSTVIEWAMSELLRNPSIMHKAQTEVRQVFSTKSTIDETDIHSLHFLKMVIKETLRLHPPAPLMLPMENQEKCEINGYEIPVKTKVVVNVWAIGRDPKYWKEPESFNPERFIDSLLDYRGLDFEYIPFGAGRRICPGISFGLANLELPLASLLYHFDWKLANESMKNQDLDMTESFGATVKRKSVLKLVPSVVHPPA, from the exons ATGGAGTTCAATTTCCCTTTGTTTCAAACCTTTTTCACATTCCTCTTCGTGTTACTAGTAATCAAAATCTTGAACCGATCCAGAACAAATCATTCAACTCCCAACCTACCTCCTGGGCCAAGAAAGCTGCCTCTCATTGGAAACCTTCTTGATGTTGCAGGTCCACTTCCACATCATACTTTGGGGAACTTGGCAAAGAAATATGGACCGCTGATGCACCTACAACTCGGAGAGAATTCCACCATCATCGCCTCGTCAGCAGAAACTGCAAAAGAGGTTATGAAAACTCATGATTTAAACTTTGCTTATCGTCCTTTCCTTCTTGCTGCACATATCATAGCTTATAAATCCACAAATATTATGTTTTCACCATATGGAGAATATTGGAGACAACTCAGAAGGATCTGCAATACCGagcttttaagttcaaaacatgTACAATCACTTAGACCAATAAGAGAACAAGAGGTCTCGAATCTCATCCACACGATCTCTAAACAATCAGGATCTGTAATTGATCTTAGTGAACTTATTTATGCATTAACATATGGGATTACTACAAGATCAGTGTTTGGAAAGAAGGTGAAGGATCAAGAAGCACTCATATCACTTATTGGTGAAGCTATAGAGTCTGCTGGCGGATTTACTCTTACTGACCTTTATCCTTCTTCCAAAGTTATCTCCTTTGTTAGTGGTTTTAGGCCCAAACTAGAAAAGATTCATCAGAAAATTGATAAGATGTTCAATGACATCATTCAAGAGCACGAAACTTGTGAAGATGGAAAAGGAGATGTGAATCATTTGCTTTTAGATGCTCTTTTGAATGTCCAGGAGTATGGCAATCTTGAAGTTCCGTTGACCATCGATAATATCAAAGCAATTATCTTG GATGTATTAGGTGCTGGTAGTGACACGTCATCAACGGTCATAGAATGGGCAATGTCAGAGCTGCTAAGGAACCCAAGCATAATGCACAAGGCCCAAACCGAGGTCAGACAGGTTTTCAGCACAAAATCAACCATCGATGAAACCGACATCCACTCGTTGCACTTCTTAAAGATGGTTATCAAAGAAACCCTAAGATTACACCCTCCTGCACCATTGATGCTGCCAATGGAAAACCAAGAGAAATGTGAAATCAATGGGTATGAGATTCCAGTGAAGACTAAAGTGGTTGTGAATGTGTGGGCAATTGGTAGAGATCCAAAGTATTGGAAAGAACCGGAGAGCTTTAATCCAGAAAGATTTATTGACAGTTTACTAGATTATAGAGGGCTTGATTTTGAGTATATACCGTTTGGTGCTGGAAGGAGAATATGCCCAGGCATATCTTTTGGATTAGCCAATTTGGAGTTGCCACTGGCGTCTTTACTTTATCATTTTGACTGGAAATTAGCAAATGAGAGCATGAAAAATCAAGATCTTGATATGACCGAATCTTTTGGTGCAACTGTTAAAAGGAAAAGTGTCCTCAAACTTGTACCATCTGTTGTTCATCCTCCTGCTTAG
- the LOC110888054 gene encoding transcription initiation factor TFIID subunit 15-like — translation MILVLEELALRLNIPPKAWQQDRVWICPSTSCTIANFAFRGVCNRFGSVDPPANLVAVQGRLGETGKCNTSKYGVREGGVRGGRTGGYKELDEEELEETKRRMQHIEEDDGELYDEFGNMKKKYRVKAYVVIGHVLSGTGRAG, via the exons ATGATCTTGGTTCTTGAAGAATTAGCTCTCCGTCT AAACATCCCACCAAAAGCATGGCAACAAGATCGTGTCTGGATATGTCCAAGTACAAG TTGTACAATTGCAAACTTTGCATTTCGTGGTGTATGCAACCGTTTTGGAAGTGTAGACCCACCGGCAAATCTTGTGGCAGTGCAGGGGAG ATTGGGGGAAACGGGAAAATGCAACACTAGCAAGTATGGTGTTAGAGAAGGAGGTGTGA GAGGAGGCCGCACTGGTGGGTACAAAGAACTTGATGAAGAAGAATTAGAGGAAACAAAGAGGCGCATGCAGCACATTGAAG AGGATGATGGTGAATTGTATGATGAATTTGGAAACATGAAGAAGAAGTATCGTGTGAAAGCATACGTTGTGATTGGTCATGTGTTATCTGGAACTGGGCGTGCAGGCTAG